CACTGTGATGTAAGCATAAGCCCACATCTATAAAGGAAACACGTGAAATGGCTGACATTTTTTCCAAGCAGAAGTGATTGGAGACATTGTTCCAAGCAGAAGTGATATCGCAGCAAGTGATTATGGCACAAATCTATATATGTGACTGGTGAGGGAATACAAAGTAAAGGAATCGTCACCAAAGGATGGAATTAATTGAAAACAGGCTCTCTCGAGGAAGCATGAAGTCCTCGAACTTGATCTGTTCATAACTGTAAATCACTGTAGGTGCTTGGGGACGAAAGAGTAATGCTGGCATGGCCAGAATGACAGATGGAGAAGATAGGGCTGCAACATCAACAGATGACAGGGGATAGAGAAGCTGGATTTTGATAATCCATGGATGTGTGGATGAGGGTGGGTGGGCAGGAATAAAGCCTGGGAATTCGCACCATATTCTGGGGGTGCTACGAAGAAAAGCTTCATTCGCTGTGACACAGTGACACAAGCATCGCTGGACTGGGATCCTGTCACTCGGACTGGAAGTCCTTGGAACCATCCATAACTCCTCCCTCCAGCTGGCCTCCTCCTGGAGGAGTGGACTCCCGGGTTCACTGAGGCTGTTTGAATGAGCCATTTCTAAGGAAAACAGGATATGAATGAAGAAGTGGTAATGCAATCCTTGGAAGATTTGCATCTCAGCAAAAGCAGCTGGCTCTTAGACCATTGATGGCTCATTTGCCACACGGGGGACAATTGGAAAAGGAAACCCTTCCTGGCTGGTACTGATGCCTCCTTGTACCTCTCAGGATTTCTCCTGCCCCTGCACCGGCACCACCACCGCTGAGTTCTCAATGAGTAAAGATGCTTCAGATACTCTTCTTATCTGCTCTTACTGTCTCAGCAATTTTGAATTTTGTAGGACTCGTTGTAAATCTGTTTATCATAGTGGTCAACTACAGGACTTGGGTCCAAAGCCACAGAATCTCCTCTTCTAATAGGATCCTGTTCAGCTTGGGCGTCACCAGATTTATTATGCTAGGACTGTTTCTCCTGAACATTATCTACCTGTTCACCTCTCCACATGTCGAAAGGTCAGTCCACCTATCCACTTTTTTCCTGTTGTGTTGGATGTTTTTGGAGTCTACTAGTCTCTGGCTTGTAACCTTGCTCAATGCCTTGTACTGCGTGAAGATTACTGACTTCCAACACTCAGTATTCCTCCTGCTGAAACGAAAGCTGTCCCCAAAGATCCCCAGGCTGTTGCTGGCCTGCGTGCTGATCTCTGCCTTCTCCACTCTCCTGTATGTTGTGCTCACACAGACATCACCCTTTCCTGAGTTTCTGACTGGGAGCAATGGTACAGTATGTGACATCAATAAGAGCATCTTGTCTTTGGTGACCTCCTTGGTCCTGAGCTCCTTTCTCCAGTTCATCATGAATGTGACTTCCGCTTCCTTGTTAATACATTCCTTGAGGAGACATATACAGAAGATGCAGAAAAACGCCACTGATTTTTGGAATCCCCAGACTGAAGCTCATATGGCTGCTATGAAGCTAATGATCTATTTCCTCATCCTCTACATTCCATATTCACTTGCTACCCTGCTACAGTATCTCCCTTCCGTACGGATGGATTTGGGAGCCACATCCATCTGTATGATTATTTCCACCTTTTATCCTCCAGGGCACTCTGTTCTCATTATTCTCACACATcctaaactgaaaacaaaagcaaagaagatTCTTTGTTTCAACATATGGTGGAATTTCAGTAGTAAATAGTGGTGGGAGTCACCTCCTGGTTTGGGAGCAAGATTTTCTCCATTAGCGGTTTTCCCAATGGTCTGAGAAattcatttttgtaattattgATCTGACTTCCTGGGCCTTTGAGTGCCTGTATGTCAGTTCAttctgcaatttaaaaaatttaaaatattaggcagttttttgttttgtttttttttgtttttgtcctgagGAGCTTGCTTGAGGCATTACTTATCATGGAGTTTGCATGAGTGTTGCATCCCTGGCTAAGTGGAAGTCACCACATTGTTCCATGGGCTACTCAAGTATAAGGGGCGTTCCCCCAAGTTAAACAATACATTATAGTTCACATCATTAAATTTTTGAGGTTCAGTTAAAGAACCCTGGGTAAGGGCTTAGCAATGAGTGAATCAGGAGTCACCAGACTGGCTTAAAATTAACAAGAGGATGCaaagagcaaaggaagaaaggaaaggtttagagaggaaaaggaagaaagagaaagatgaaacaGGTATATACTGTGGCAGGTGTTACAGAAAAAGCACCCTCCCCTTTTGGGTCACAGTAACTGAGCTATTATTACCAAGAAACTCTAGGAGTGAACTTCTAGGTTTGCtctggaaagaagggaagggtcagagtGGAGGGAAGTGATTAAGTATTAAAGAAGCTGAATCCAGGAGAGTTCCAAGGATCTTAAAATCTAGGGAGCTAGCCTGAGGTCAAAAGCAAGTGCCAGATAGTGAAATCAATGCAATCTGAGTGCAACTTTACAAAAGACTGTACCCCGTCACATGATACGGAATTCAGGGGAAAGCCAAGAGGAGCCATTGGATTCGTGGTGggagcatcagacttttgatgaCTAGATATCATCTGCTTATGAATTTATGTACTGAGCTGTATGGACACTGCACAATTATCCAGGAGAACACTTTCttttggaggggagaggggttggaACAGGAGGACTGGCTACAGAGGAACAGGAATCTGAAGATGGAATATTGATCAGTTTTGGGATGGGAGTTGAAGGGTAATAActcatatttatacattttttgtacttctaaaatatttatgtaatatttacatgtgtcaaaataaataatcttattaaataacattctcttcattaaaaaagaaaaaatgagaaatctcCAAATTTTACAAATTACCTGTTATTTCCCATTCTGGACACCACAATCTTGACTGCATTATTCAGTAAGGATTACTCAAACTGATAttttaggcttaaaaaaaaaaaacaccaaggtTTTCATCATGTTAGAATCTTAAGATTAGGAGATAAGAGGATTACTGAGGATGATTAAATCCATGACAGAAGAACTCTAAATGAGTAGCAGAAAGCCTTGTGGTCTCCCAGtatctgttctctttcttttctcttccgtAGTAACAGAATTTTTAGCTACCCAGAATTTTGGCAGCAAATTACATATTACAGCTTTCTCTTCTAAGTAGGTATTATGTGTGATCAAGTTCTTCCAATAGAGTATGTGGAGAAGTGATGTGTGTAATTTCTAGGTGGTGCCCCTAGAACAGGTAtgctctcctttccccttttccctttctttcttcctgtggtCTCGAGTGCGGGATGTAATGATTGGCCATCTTGGATGAGTAGATGAAGTGACTTCCTGGGGATGGTGGACGAATCATCCATCCTCGTTGGCTTCACAGTTTCTGGTGCCACAGTTTCTGCCACACCAGCTCTGGACTGTTTACTCCAGGACCACTCATGGGAAATAAATATCTCCATTCTTTCAGACACTGTAGTTTTGGGTCTCTATTGCCTTACTCAACAGACTTATGCTATACCATATTCCTTTGTTTGGGCACTTGCCCATAGTCCTCTCTGGGCAGACTTTTTAACAATGCTGTGGGTTTGGAGTTTGCTGGTTCCAATATGCTCTGCCACTAAATACTTATtaaccaggaatttaaaaaaaatttagagtttaTTTCTTCAAGATGTGATAACTTATATGCTCTCTAATATGCAGTATCCTGCACTTCCCTGTATTCTCTGCCTGttaagggaagggagggatgttTAAGACTCTTCATTAAGAAGAGTcactctcggggtgcctgggtggctcagtcagttaagcgtctgacttcaactcaggtcacaatctcacagtttgtgggttcaagccctgcgtcgggctctgtgctgacagctcagagcctggagcctgcttcagattctgtgtctccctctctctctgaccctcccctgctcatgctgtgtctctctttctgtctcaaaaataaataaacattaaaaaattaaaaaaaaaaaaaaaaaaaaaaaagaagagtcactCTTGGAAATGAAGGGTGAGTGCCAGGGCAGTGTCTGTGTAACCTCATGAAACATACACTATGGTAGCTATAACTCGGGGCCATTGCCATTTAACTTTGAACTGCTAAAGCCCAATATTGTCTGagctgcatttctatatgctattTTATTGGTTCCTCACAACTTCTTAGATAATGTTGATATTACCTATTATACAGATGAAAAAGTTGAGGCACAAACAGGTATTATAAATGGCTCATAAACTAGAAAGGGGTAGATTTAAGGCTCCAATTTGTCTTCTAATTTTAAAGTCTAGttcttttttaagtatgtatACCACAAGGTGGATGGGAAGATTGGGACAGTGTAGCATCATGCCGATTTATAAAGCTTTACCTTTTaggataagaagaaaatattcaaaagggTGTTAGTTGTATTAGttgtatttatgcttttttttttttttttttgaggagactctgtactgttttccgtagtagctacaccaatttgcattcccaccaaaggtagaagaggtttcccctttctccacatcctcaccaacacttaattgtttcttgtgttgttgattttagccattctgataggtgtcaggtgatattgtagttttgatttgcatttccctgatgatgagtgatgttgagcatcttttcatgtctgtcggccatctggatatctttggagaaatgtctgtttatgtcttctgcccattttttaattggattatttgtttgttgggtgttgagttatatctgttctttatatattttggatactaaccctttattggataagtcatttgcaaatatctcctcccagtctgtaggttgccttttaattttgttgatttttttccttccctgtgcagaaacATCTTATTTCAGGTGAGATATATCTTTAAACTAAAAGTGTAGCGACATTAAAGAAgaagccattttaaaatttattttgaatgttgcAACTTGGGCAGGGATAGGCCACTAGAAAGGTGATGGGACAGTGGATATAGTTTATGCATGAACTAAGTGAAAATCTTATCCGTTCTaaggatttttactttttcatttcaaaaccacttaaaaaaatttgagtatagttgacacacaatgttgcattagtttcaggtgtacaacatagtgatcggACAAGTTTTTGTATTTGCTGTGCTTACCGCAAGCCTgactaccacctgtcaccatacaagctATTGCAATATCattgtattccctatgctgtgccttttgttCTTGTCATTTGTTCATTCTGAAACTAGAAGCTTGTaccttccactccccttcacccatttttcctgtCCCCTCATCACCCcctcaaccatcagtttgtttttatgGGTCATTTCAAGGACTTTAAAAGTTTCTTTACGTTGCCTAAATGTTACTTAAACATGTGTGACTTTGGGCTTTCCTAATCACTATTACTAGCATTTTGTCCATGAGCCATTTTCAGTTTCAGTTgtttaaagaacaaacaaatgaaagaagggGTTTAGAGGAAGGAGACATTAGTCGTTGAAAGCATGAATTGAATGTAACTTTTAAGATAGCCCTAAATGCAAGAGGCTTCAGGTTAAACTGAAGCTTACTgaaggtatttaaaataaatttctcaatgattttcttgttttgtaagTTAGAGCTGGAGCTGGAGTTGGAGCCTCTAGTCTAGCCTGCTGCTTCTcaaggagggccagagaggtgaGAAGCAGCCAGGATCTGCTGGGAATTCTATTCACATTTTGTATGCTCTGCCTCCCATTTCTCTTGGGTGCAGGTGTAGAGGGGGAAGCAGTAGTTTGACAAAACTCCCAGGGATTTGAATAGCTGGCCCATGGCCAGTTTTATTCTCTGAGGAAAAAAGTGTGAAACGGAACTCGGCATCTGTGTAAGAATTTGCCTGGCAAGGAAATTAATAACAAGGAAGTGATGTGAGTTaatggaggtggaggtggaagggggagggagagagcatggagGGTAAGGatgacagcaggggaggggcaaagactgCACACCATCCTCCCTTAGctaagtggggtgggggtggggtcagtCTTCTGGGGAAGCACCAATTTTAACAGGTCACAACAGGCTTTTGTTCTCTGGATTATGGCTGGGGGCTATAAAGGGCCTGGGAAAAGGCAAGCCTGTAACCCtgt
This DNA window, taken from Panthera tigris isolate Pti1 chromosome A2, P.tigris_Pti1_mat1.1, whole genome shotgun sequence, encodes the following:
- the TAS2R4 gene encoding taste receptor type 2 member 4, which codes for MLQILFLSALTVSAILNFVGLVVNLFIIVVNYRTWVQSHRISSSNRILFSLGVTRFIMLGLFLLNIIYLFTSPHVERSVHLSTFFLLCWMFLESTSLWLVTLLNALYCVKITDFQHSVFLLLKRKLSPKIPRLLLACVLISAFSTLLYVVLTQTSPFPEFLTGSNGTVCDINKSILSLVTSLVLSSFLQFIMNVTSASLLIHSLRRHIQKMQKNATDFWNPQTEAHMAAMKLMIYFLILYIPYSLATLLQYLPSVRMDLGATSICMIISTFYPPGHSVLIILTHPKLKTKAKKILCFNICCSVLEDRFQKGKAKSRFCGMKTYLECGITLWGSEAQPGATHIHLLKQDIFCEGSERLLTPAILSAALALLMVVRVAGFLIGLVGNGVLLVWSFGERVRKFNGSLYNLIVPGLAVCRFLLRWLIMVDLTLFPLFQSSRGLRYLSVFWILTPQEDEGAYSCKRDAWAQPHITALKPLTCFLILRVGYILASPFPITSKYSANLPVVFISKTLMAAYPSLHSVILIMGNPRMKQTC